A genome region from Falco biarmicus isolate bFalBia1 chromosome 11, bFalBia1.pri, whole genome shotgun sequence includes the following:
- the ATPAF1 gene encoding ATP synthase mitochondrial F1 complex assembly factor 1, translating to MAGPLLQAWGRGAALRSRAALRPLGLLAPPCRELAGPGEAALEENPFYGKYRHKIQELRRSSPDVFESRMEKRHEVKKQPVGYSSQGEFVRCMEEKADGLGTKASKGGFTKDKTLDSILNVEMVKEKSAEEIKQIWNQYFSAKDTVYAVIPAEKFDLIWKRAQKCPSFLYALPRKEGYEFFVGQWSGTELHFTSLINIQTQGETAPSQLVLYHYPELQKEKGIVLMTAEMDSKFLVVREAQCLANQVQLFYATDRSETYELVETFNHRSSEFKYMSVIAELEQSGLGKELRPGQVSDKS from the exons aTGGCGGGGCCGCTGCTGCAGgcctgggggcggggggcggccctgCGGAGCCGCGCCGCTCTCCGTCcgctggggctgctggccccGCCGTGTCGGGAgctggcggggccgggggaggcggCGCTGGAGGAGAACCCCTTCTACGGGAAGTACCGGCACAAGATCCAGGAGCTGCGGAG ATCCAGTCCAGATGTGTTTGAATCCCGTATGGAAAAAAGACATGAAGTGAAAAAGCAGCCCGTGGGATATTCCAGTCAAGGAGAATTTGTCAGATGCATGGAGGAAAAG GCAGATGGCTTGGGCACAAAGGCATCAAAGGGAGGATTCACAAAGGATAAG ACACTTGATTCAATTCTTAATGTTGAGatggtgaaagaaaaatcagcgGAGGAGATAAAACAG ATTTGgaatcagtatttttctgcaaaagataCAGTTTATGCTGTCATTCCT GCAGAGAAGTTTGATTTAATATGGAAAAGAGCCCAGAAATGTCCATCG TTTCTATATGCTTTGCCAAGAAAAGAAGGCTATGAGTTCTTTGTGGGGCAGTGGTCAGGAACAGAATTGCACTTCACTTCCCTTATAAACATTCAG ACGCAAGGTGAAACTGCTCCTAGCCAGTTGGTCTTGTACCATTATcctgagctgcagaaggaaaaagggataGTACTGATGACAGCAGAAATGGACTCCAAGTTCTTG GTGGTCCGTGAAGCACAGTGCTTGGCGAATCAGGTGCAGCTTTTCTATGCAACGGATCGTTCCGAGACCTACGAATTAGTGGAGACCTTCAATCACAGATCTAGTGAATTTAAATATATGTCAGTTATAGCAGAGCTTGAGCAAAGTGGACTTGGAAAAGAACTGAGACCTGGTCAGGTTTCTGACAAGTCGTAG
- the LOC130156702 gene encoding MOB kinase activator 3C isoform X6: MALCLKQVFNKDKTFRPRKKFEPGTQRFELYKKAQASLKSGLDLKAVVQLPPGESINDWIAVHVVDFFNRINLIYGTMSEYCTEKSCPIMSGGLKYEYRWQDDSKYKKPTKLSAPQYMCMLMDWIEMLINNEDIFPTRIGMLRL; the protein is encoded by the exons ATGGCGTTGTGTCTCAAGCAAGTCTTCAACAAAGACAAAACGTTTCGTCCCCGAAAGAAGTTTGAGCCGGGCACCCAGCGCTTTGAGCTGTACAAGAAAGCCCAGGCCTCCCTCAAGTCTGGGCTGGACCTGAAAGCAGTGgtgcagctgcctcctggcGAGAGCATCAATGACTGGATCGCTGTGCACGTAGTGGACTTCTTCAACCGCATCAACCTCATCTACGGCACCATGTCGGAGTACTGCACGGAGAAAAGCTGCCCCATCATGTCCGGTGGACTCAAGTATGAGTACAGGTGGCAGGATGACAGCAAATACAAGAAGCCAACCAAGCTGTCGGCTCCGCAGTACATGTGTATGCTGATGGACTGGATTGAGATGCTCATTAACAATGAGGACATCTTCCCCACCAGGATAG GTATGCTGCGCTTGTGA
- the LOC130156702 gene encoding MOB kinase activator 3C isoform X4, with translation MALCLKQVFNKDKTFRPRKKFEPGTQRFELYKKAQASLKSGLDLKAVVQLPPGESINDWIAVHVVDFFNRINLIYGTMSEYCTEKSCPIMSGGLKYEYRWQDDSKYKKPTKLSAPQYMCMLMDWIEMLINNEDIFPTRIGVPFPKQFQQVCTKILTRLFRVFVHVYIHHFDSIINMGAEAHVNTCYKHFYYFIREFSLVDHRELEPLKEMTERICH, from the exons ATGGCGTTGTGTCTCAAGCAAGTCTTCAACAAAGACAAAACGTTTCGTCCCCGAAAGAAGTTTGAGCCGGGCACCCAGCGCTTTGAGCTGTACAAGAAAGCCCAGGCCTCCCTCAAGTCTGGGCTGGACCTGAAAGCAGTGgtgcagctgcctcctggcGAGAGCATCAATGACTGGATCGCTGTGCACGTAGTGGACTTCTTCAACCGCATCAACCTCATCTACGGCACCATGTCGGAGTACTGCACGGAGAAAAGCTGCCCCATCATGTCCGGTGGACTCAAGTATGAGTACAGGTGGCAGGATGACAGCAAATACAAGAAGCCAACCAAGCTGTCGGCTCCGCAGTACATGTGTATGCTGATGGACTGGATTGAGATGCTCATTAACAATGAGGACATCTTCCCCACCAGGATAG gTGTTCCCTTCCCCAAGCAGTTCCAGCAAGTTTGCACTAAGATCCTCACCCGTCTCTTCCGTGTCTTTGTCCATGTCTACATCCACCACTTTGACAGCATCATCAACATGGGTGCTGAGGCTCACGTCAACACCTGCTACAAGCACTTTTACTACTTCATTAGGGAGTTCAGCCTCGTTGACCATCGGGAGCTGGAGCCTTTG
- the LOC130156702 gene encoding MOB kinase activator 3C isoform X5: MALCLKQVFNKDKTFRPRKKFEPGTQRFELYKKAQASLKSGLDLKAVVQLPPGESINDWIAVHVVDFFNRINLIYGTMSEYCTEKSCPIMSGGLKYEYRWQDDSKYKKPTKLSAPQYMCMLMDWIEMLINNEDIFPTRIGAGWKQGKISSWS, from the coding sequence ATGGCGTTGTGTCTCAAGCAAGTCTTCAACAAAGACAAAACGTTTCGTCCCCGAAAGAAGTTTGAGCCGGGCACCCAGCGCTTTGAGCTGTACAAGAAAGCCCAGGCCTCCCTCAAGTCTGGGCTGGACCTGAAAGCAGTGgtgcagctgcctcctggcGAGAGCATCAATGACTGGATCGCTGTGCACGTAGTGGACTTCTTCAACCGCATCAACCTCATCTACGGCACCATGTCGGAGTACTGCACGGAGAAAAGCTGCCCCATCATGTCCGGTGGACTCAAGTATGAGTACAGGTGGCAGGATGACAGCAAATACAAGAAGCCAACCAAGCTGTCGGCTCCGCAGTACATGTGTATGCTGATGGACTGGATTGAGATGCTCATTAACAATGAGGACATCTTCCCCACCAGGATAG